A portion of the Algisphaera agarilytica genome contains these proteins:
- a CDS encoding c-type cytochrome domain-containing protein, which translates to MSSEPGKQSRWYLLLIPVACSPLGLLALYPSVEPWTVFVGRFHPVVLHMPIGILMLTGLMETLNRLSFGRLKLTTFLPIFLGASSAVAAMTLGILLMSGEAMEGDLVRGHLIWGIATTVIAVAALAVRCLPKFKVGKAYSRSYFALLMMACLVMTWASHLGASITHGETYLTDHLPWKSDAPSEADLAMAQGLSLPADEQLIYEHVVVPIFSSKCYECHQSRSFKGKLVMDSFDAMIKGGASGPSLIPGDVENSLIISRIHLPIDDEEHMPPPNKPQLSAEELEVVEWWVARGAPLETRVVDLEPETGLAISIQTVSDTLLAELDAAAEEEQDYELSAEAVAELREPLADQMSSITQQYPGMVRYASDQSDAVVVRALQEAWGDADLGTLAPIASKVQHMALPGSQITNASTPTLSTMVNLEVLDLRDSSANDELIASLDLPNLKRLNLFGTAVTDGVVEQLASFPSLETLYLGQSQVTADSVEHIKALRPEIEVVY; encoded by the coding sequence ATGTCTTCTGAGCCCGGCAAACAATCGCGGTGGTATCTGTTGCTGATCCCGGTGGCTTGCTCGCCCTTGGGGCTGCTGGCGCTCTACCCGTCGGTCGAGCCGTGGACGGTCTTCGTGGGGCGGTTCCACCCGGTGGTGCTGCACATGCCCATCGGCATCCTGATGCTCACGGGGTTGATGGAGACCCTGAATCGCTTGAGCTTTGGTCGGCTCAAGTTGACGACTTTCCTGCCGATCTTCCTCGGGGCGAGTAGCGCGGTTGCCGCGATGACGCTGGGTATCTTGCTGATGAGCGGGGAGGCGATGGAGGGCGACCTGGTGCGTGGCCACCTGATCTGGGGGATCGCGACGACAGTGATCGCGGTCGCGGCTCTGGCGGTGCGTTGCCTGCCGAAGTTCAAGGTGGGCAAGGCGTATTCACGCAGTTATTTTGCGCTGCTGATGATGGCGTGCTTGGTCATGACCTGGGCTAGCCACCTCGGCGCCTCGATTACCCACGGCGAAACGTATCTCACCGACCACTTGCCCTGGAAATCGGATGCGCCCAGCGAAGCCGACTTGGCCATGGCCCAAGGCTTGTCGTTGCCCGCAGACGAGCAATTGATCTATGAGCACGTGGTTGTTCCGATCTTCAGCAGCAAGTGTTATGAATGCCACCAGTCCCGGAGTTTTAAAGGCAAGCTGGTGATGGATAGTTTTGACGCGATGATCAAAGGCGGAGCGAGCGGCCCGTCCCTGATCCCGGGTGATGTCGAAAACAGCCTGATTATCTCTCGCATCCATCTGCCGATCGATGACGAAGAACACATGCCTCCACCCAACAAGCCCCAGCTGTCGGCTGAAGAGTTGGAGGTCGTGGAGTGGTGGGTCGCACGTGGTGCGCCGCTCGAGACACGGGTGGTTGACCTTGAGCCGGAAACTGGGCTCGCCATATCCATCCAAACGGTTTCCGACACGTTGTTGGCCGAGCTGGATGCGGCGGCCGAGGAAGAGCAAGACTATGAACTCTCGGCCGAGGCGGTCGCCGAGTTGCGCGAACCCTTGGCGGACCAAATGTCTTCGATCACCCAGCAATACCCCGGCATGGTGCGGTACGCCAGCGACCAATCAGATGCCGTAGTGGTTCGGGCATTGCAGGAGGCTTGGGGAGATGCCGATCTGGGCACCCTTGCCCCGATCGCGAGCAAAGTCCAACACATGGCCCTGCCCGGTAGCCAGATCACCAACGCGAGCACGCCCACGCTGAGTACGATGGTGAATCTCGAGGTGTTGGACCTCCGCGACTCGTCCGCGAATGACGAGCTCATCGCCTCGCTGGACCTACCCAATCTCAAACGGCTCAATCTCTTTGGAACCGCCGTGACCGATGGGGTGGTCGAACAACTCGCCAGCTTCCCGAGCCTCGAAACCCTCTACCTCGGCCAGAGCCAGGTCACCGCGGATTCTGTGGAACATATCAAAGCCCTTCGGCCGGAAATCGAGGTTGTGTATTAA
- a CDS encoding PSD1 and planctomycete cytochrome C domain-containing protein, producing MNRRLKVMRRIESIVRGTPLLVGVLLVGGWLFVGCSEDAEVSTLPQEPLPETVGFNEHIRPILASNCSACHGGVKKSGGLSFVFRDEAIDQGESGNISIVPGDVSASYLVEKITSDDPIIRMPPPDHGPALSDRQIALVKKWIEQGAEWEEHWAFVKPKRQEIPVLENDTWSRNSIDRFVLAKLRDEGLTPSKEAEKGALLRRVTLDLTGLPPTIEELDAFLADESEHAYEKAVDRLLESPRFGERWATLWLDLARYADSKGLGRDRRRNTIYMYRDWVIRAFNRDMPFDEFTIRQIAGDLLPDATLDDYLATAFHRNSPAEDEGGTDDEEFRVVALMDRVNTTWQVWHGTTMACVQCHSHPYDPIRHDEYFTFMDFLNNTQDGDLFDDRPMMKFPASVEQLEQTGELVSWVREKRRELWSVPADLSEQTPWRWLSGSSSTTNKSHQITYHFEERDGREEFFFEGTPAHIQQTLTSPLPELETPLQAIRLEVLPFDIEAAPHKPSPGFEVQQLAATLIRADGSEQSLAFDRIDLDEPFPMTWANVKKGNGFAALNHIFHDRWAVYRLAEPVEVAQGDRLQLEIHHGRGSARDMMLIRRGAIAVTDDARWREFDSTAEYQDLRTKYINENNQLVEGEQINVPVMIERPDHLRRGTKTFVRGNWTELGEPQTAATPASFHPLPESDEPDRLRMARWLVDNNNPLSARVLVCRFWEQLFGTGIVETLEDFGSVGLPPSHPELLDHLAMQLMHEYDWSMKDLLRYIVTSATYRQDNASTPELNELDPRNRLLARGPRTRLTGEMVRDQVLSVAGVLNEKMYGKPVMPEIPEGGWNPSHPGGGSWNQSDEVASNRRSIYVHWQRSSTYPVFEAFDAPSRDLVTDRRVTSNTPVQPLFTLNDPALFKATRKFARRMQEHPGTLEEQLDHGYRMVTSMPASSNVLSELTKLFSQTEAIYPEQEPALKASWDQQVNAYFQKKRGEQTWRNKQAIRQAEQKNEEPPTDLPDPALIQPGPEDAYDYDAQRSAYDAVAAVLLNLDAALNK from the coding sequence ATGAACAGGCGACTGAAAGTCATGCGACGCATCGAATCTATCGTTCGGGGGACACCGCTTCTGGTTGGCGTGTTGCTGGTCGGGGGGTGGCTGTTTGTCGGATGCAGCGAAGACGCAGAAGTGTCAACGCTGCCTCAAGAACCGCTGCCCGAAACCGTGGGCTTCAACGAACACATCCGCCCGATTCTCGCCAGCAACTGCTCCGCTTGTCACGGCGGGGTTAAGAAATCGGGTGGCCTTTCTTTTGTTTTCCGAGACGAAGCGATCGACCAGGGTGAGTCCGGTAACATCTCCATTGTGCCCGGTGATGTGTCGGCGTCGTACCTCGTCGAGAAGATCACCTCCGACGACCCCATCATCCGCATGCCCCCGCCCGATCACGGCCCCGCGCTCTCCGACCGCCAGATCGCGTTGGTGAAAAAATGGATCGAGCAGGGCGCGGAGTGGGAAGAGCACTGGGCCTTTGTGAAGCCCAAACGTCAAGAGATTCCCGTTCTGGAAAACGACACCTGGTCGCGAAACAGCATCGATCGATTCGTACTCGCGAAACTCCGTGATGAAGGCCTGACGCCCTCGAAAGAAGCGGAGAAGGGGGCCTTGCTCCGCCGGGTCACGTTAGACCTGACCGGCCTTCCGCCTACGATCGAAGAACTCGATGCGTTCCTGGCCGACGAGTCGGAGCATGCCTACGAAAAAGCGGTTGATCGGCTCCTGGAGTCTCCTCGGTTCGGAGAGCGTTGGGCGACGCTTTGGTTGGACCTGGCCCGCTATGCCGACTCCAAAGGGCTCGGGCGCGACCGCCGCCGCAACACGATCTATATGTACCGCGACTGGGTGATCCGGGCGTTCAACCGCGACATGCCGTTTGATGAGTTCACCATCCGGCAGATCGCCGGGGACTTGCTGCCCGATGCGACGCTCGACGACTACCTCGCGACAGCGTTCCACCGCAACAGCCCGGCCGAGGACGAGGGCGGCACGGACGATGAGGAGTTCCGCGTTGTCGCGCTGATGGACCGGGTGAATACGACCTGGCAGGTCTGGCACGGCACGACGATGGCTTGTGTCCAATGCCACTCCCACCCCTACGATCCGATCCGCCACGACGAATACTTCACATTCATGGACTTCCTGAACAACACGCAGGATGGCGACCTGTTCGATGACCGGCCCATGATGAAGTTCCCCGCTTCGGTGGAGCAGCTGGAGCAGACCGGGGAGTTGGTGAGCTGGGTGCGCGAGAAGCGGCGTGAGCTTTGGTCGGTCCCCGCAGATCTGAGCGAGCAGACGCCGTGGCGTTGGCTTTCGGGCTCGAGCTCAACCACCAACAAATCTCATCAGATCACGTATCACTTCGAAGAGCGGGACGGCCGGGAGGAGTTTTTCTTCGAAGGTACGCCCGCTCACATCCAACAGACGTTGACCTCGCCACTGCCCGAGTTGGAAACGCCGCTGCAGGCGATTCGTTTGGAAGTCTTGCCGTTTGATATCGAAGCGGCGCCGCACAAGCCGTCGCCCGGCTTCGAGGTGCAGCAGCTGGCCGCGACCTTGATCCGTGCCGACGGTTCGGAGCAGTCATTGGCGTTCGACCGAATCGATCTGGACGAACCGTTCCCGATGACCTGGGCGAACGTCAAGAAAGGCAACGGGTTTGCGGCGCTTAATCACATCTTCCATGACCGCTGGGCCGTGTACCGCCTGGCTGAGCCGGTTGAGGTTGCGCAGGGGGATCGCCTCCAGCTTGAAATCCACCACGGCCGGGGCAGCGCAAGAGACATGATGCTGATCCGCCGCGGCGCGATTGCGGTGACCGATGATGCCCGCTGGCGTGAGTTCGATTCGACCGCCGAGTACCAGGACCTGAGAACCAAGTACATCAACGAGAACAATCAGCTCGTCGAGGGCGAGCAAATCAATGTGCCGGTCATGATCGAACGGCCCGACCACCTCCGCCGGGGCACCAAGACGTTTGTGCGGGGCAATTGGACCGAGCTGGGCGAGCCGCAAACCGCAGCCACCCCCGCGTCTTTCCATCCCCTGCCCGAAAGCGACGAGCCGGATCGTCTCCGCATGGCACGTTGGTTAGTGGATAACAACAACCCGCTCAGCGCGCGGGTGCTGGTCTGCCGGTTCTGGGAGCAGCTCTTTGGCACGGGTATTGTCGAGACGCTCGAAGACTTTGGTTCGGTGGGTCTTCCGCCGTCTCACCCCGAGTTGCTCGACCACCTGGCGATGCAGCTCATGCACGAATATGACTGGAGCATGAAGGACCTGCTCCGCTACATCGTCACCTCTGCCACTTACCGCCAGGACAACGCCTCCACCCCGGAACTCAACGAACTCGACCCACGCAACCGCTTGCTGGCCCGTGGACCGCGGACCCGCCTCACCGGCGAGATGGTCCGTGACCAGGTGCTCTCGGTGGCGGGCGTGCTCAACGAGAAGATGTACGGCAAGCCGGTGATGCCCGAGATCCCCGAGGGCGGCTGGAATCCGTCGCACCCCGGCGGCGGTAGCTGGAACCAGAGCGATGAGGTCGCTTCCAACCGCCGATCAATCTACGTGCACTGGCAACGATCGAGCACGTACCCTGTGTTCGAGGCGTTCGATGCGCCGTCGCGTGACCTGGTGACCGACCGCCGCGTCACATCCAACACCCCCGTTCAGCCGTTGTTCACCCTCAACGACCCCGCGTTGTTCAAGGCGACCCGTAAGTTCGCCCGCCGTATGCAGGAGCACCCCGGCACGCTAGAAGAACAACTCGATCACGGCTACCGCATGGTGACCAGTATGCCAGCCTCATCGAACGTCCTGAGCGAGTTGACCAAGCTCTTCAGCCAGACGGAGGCGATTTATCCGGAGCAGGAACCGGCCCTGAAGGCTTCGTGGGATCAACAGGTGAACGCGTACTTCCAGAAGAAGCGTGGCGAGCAGACTTGGCGAAACAAGCAGGCGATCCGGCAGGCCGAGCAGAAGAACGAAGAGCCGCCCACCGACTTGCCCGACCCCGCGCTCATCCAGCCCGGTCCGGAGGATGCATACGATTACGACGCCCAGCGGTCGGCTTACGACGCCGTTGCCGCGGTGCTCTTGAACCTCGACGCGGCACTCAACAAGTAA
- a CDS encoding DUF1501 domain-containing protein, translating to MNIFQELQHKHLQQVTRRQFLASCTTGLGAMWMGGKLGGQAMAAGIPYDIQHDPNSPLSALPPRYTAKAKNVIFLHMVGGPSQLELFDYRPELAELDGKPCPPSMLEGQNFAFIQGTPRMLGPQVKFKQHGESGAWVSELLPNFSEIVDDVCFVKSMKTDQFNHGPAQLVVHTGNARLGNASAGAWVTYGLGTENQNLPGYMVLLSGGRLPRAGKSLWGSGYLPSVYQGVLCRSAGDPILNVKNPSLVNRDMRRAALDTLNKLNEQEYAHSHDAEVATRISQYEMAFRMQTSVPEAMDINDEPAAIHELYGTQPGKASFANNCLLARKLVERGVRYVQLFDWGWDSHGTNEGESLDHGFRNKCKDIDRPMTALVKDLKQRGMLEDTLVIWGSEFGRTPMQENRGGSDTKFVGRDHSPGSFTFWMAGAGIQPGVTYGETDPMGYQVAENPVWLRDFHATMLHLLGMDHRRLSYPYQGLNQKLTGVKDAHIVEGILS from the coding sequence ATGAACATCTTCCAAGAGTTACAGCACAAACACCTCCAGCAGGTCACCCGGCGGCAGTTCCTCGCGTCCTGCACCACAGGGTTGGGCGCGATGTGGATGGGCGGGAAGCTTGGCGGCCAGGCGATGGCGGCGGGCATCCCCTACGACATCCAGCACGATCCCAACAGCCCGCTCAGTGCGTTGCCCCCGCGCTACACCGCCAAAGCCAAGAACGTCATTTTCTTGCACATGGTCGGCGGACCCAGCCAGCTGGAATTATTCGACTACCGCCCGGAGTTGGCGGAACTCGATGGCAAGCCTTGCCCCCCGAGCATGCTGGAAGGCCAGAACTTCGCGTTCATCCAAGGCACGCCTCGGATGCTCGGGCCGCAGGTGAAATTCAAGCAGCACGGCGAGTCGGGCGCGTGGGTGTCGGAACTCCTGCCGAACTTCAGCGAGATCGTCGACGATGTTTGCTTCGTCAAGAGCATGAAGACCGACCAGTTCAACCACGGCCCCGCACAGCTTGTGGTTCACACCGGCAACGCCCGGTTGGGCAACGCCTCGGCGGGGGCGTGGGTCACCTACGGCCTCGGCACGGAGAACCAGAACCTTCCGGGCTACATGGTCCTACTCTCGGGCGGCCGTCTGCCGCGAGCGGGCAAGAGCCTGTGGGGCTCGGGATACCTGCCCTCGGTCTATCAGGGGGTGCTGTGTCGGTCGGCGGGCGACCCGATCCTCAACGTGAAGAACCCGAGCCTGGTGAACCGCGATATGCGCCGGGCGGCACTCGACACGCTGAACAAGCTTAACGAGCAGGAATACGCCCACAGCCACGACGCCGAGGTCGCCACCCGCATTTCGCAATACGAGATGGCGTTCCGGATGCAGACCTCGGTCCCCGAAGCCATGGATATCAACGACGAGCCCGCGGCGATCCACGAGCTCTACGGCACCCAGCCGGGCAAGGCCAGCTTCGCCAACAACTGTCTGCTCGCCCGCAAACTTGTCGAGCGTGGGGTTCGGTACGTCCAGCTCTTCGACTGGGGCTGGGACTCGCACGGCACCAACGAAGGCGAATCGCTCGACCACGGTTTCCGGAACAAGTGCAAAGACATCGATCGCCCGATGACCGCACTGGTCAAAGACCTCAAGCAGCGCGGCATGCTCGAAGACACGCTGGTGATCTGGGGCAGCGAGTTCGGCCGAACGCCGATGCAGGAGAACCGCGGCGGAAGCGACACGAAGTTTGTCGGCCGCGACCACAGCCCCGGGTCATTCACGTTCTGGATGGCGGGGGCCGGTATCCAGCCGGGCGTGACCTACGGCGAGACCGACCCGATGGGCTATCAGGTGGCCGAGAACCCGGTCTGGCTGCGTGATTTCCACGCCACCATGCTGCACCTGCTCGGCATGGATCACCGCCGATTGTCTTACCCGTACCAAGGGCTCAACCAGAAACTCACGGGAGTTAAAGATGCCCACATCGTCGAGGGTATTCTCAGCTGA
- the urtE gene encoding urea ABC transporter ATP-binding subunit UrtE: MLNVRELNVAYGSSPVIRGVSFNAGKGETIAIMGRNGMGKTTLMKSLIGSLGNSGGSIEVDGVELSKKESYQRVKGGLAFVPQGRQIFSTLSVEDNIRTGLETVKDRRKISDNIYALFPVLYDMRRRKGGNLSGGQQQQLAIARALVSQPKVLLLDEPTEGIQPSIIKDIAKALNEIKQMYDLTIVVSEQVLSFTMEVADRLFVIESGKLIHEDKREDVQEETIAKYLSV, translated from the coding sequence ATGCTGAATGTTAGAGAACTAAATGTGGCGTATGGCTCCAGCCCGGTGATCCGTGGCGTCAGTTTTAATGCCGGCAAAGGCGAAACCATCGCCATCATGGGGCGCAACGGGATGGGCAAGACCACGCTCATGAAAAGCCTCATCGGCTCCTTGGGCAATTCGGGGGGTTCGATCGAGGTCGACGGTGTTGAGCTCTCCAAGAAAGAGAGCTACCAACGCGTAAAAGGCGGGCTCGCGTTCGTTCCCCAGGGCCGTCAGATCTTCTCCACGCTCTCGGTCGAGGACAACATCCGAACGGGCTTAGAGACCGTTAAGGATCGGCGAAAGATCAGCGACAACATCTACGCGCTGTTCCCGGTGCTCTACGACATGCGTCGCCGGAAAGGTGGCAACCTCTCGGGTGGCCAGCAGCAACAGCTCGCCATCGCCCGCGCCCTGGTCAGCCAACCCAAAGTCCTGCTCTTGGACGAACCCACCGAAGGCATCCAACCGTCCATCATTAAGGACATCGCCAAAGCGCTGAACGAAATCAAACAGATGTACGACCTAACCATCGTGGTGTCTGAGCAGGTACTCAGCTTCACCATGGAGGTTGCGGACCGGTTGTTCGTGATTGAGTCCGGTAAGCTCATCCATGAAGACAAACGCGAAGACGTCCAGGAGGAGACGATCGCGAAGTATCTGTCGGTTTGA
- a CDS encoding 3-keto-disaccharide hydrolase, with protein MKLQIGIASALCLSMTTGVLADNKIDESQEKFIAQYEKQKNLPDPADMLLNSDPEPELTEGFVDLYNGENLDGWVPYGGYCEFEAQGEAIVGKHVKGSPSTYLSTVKDDYTDFVFTAELKWEVDNNTGIIFRGNVRDGQKGQVVFGPQAEMEDENRQRFWSGGIYGQSAGGWAYPLWLESHEEVRGAIDYSGWNRITIHAEGDVVKTWVNGIPAAHWVNGEFKQGFFSLQVHSGHQGRILFRNIKVKELPAP; from the coding sequence ATGAAACTTCAGATCGGGATCGCTTCTGCTCTTTGTCTTTCGATGACTACCGGCGTTCTTGCGGACAACAAGATCGATGAGAGCCAGGAAAAATTCATCGCGCAGTATGAAAAACAGAAGAACCTGCCCGACCCGGCAGACATGCTGCTCAATTCTGACCCAGAACCCGAGCTCACCGAAGGCTTCGTCGATCTCTACAACGGCGAGAACCTGGACGGGTGGGTGCCCTACGGCGGGTACTGCGAGTTCGAGGCACAGGGCGAAGCCATCGTTGGCAAGCATGTCAAAGGTTCGCCCAGCACCTATCTGTCCACGGTCAAGGACGATTACACCGATTTCGTGTTCACCGCGGAACTCAAATGGGAAGTGGACAACAACACCGGCATCATCTTCCGCGGCAATGTGCGAGACGGCCAAAAAGGCCAAGTCGTCTTCGGCCCGCAAGCCGAGATGGAAGACGAGAATCGCCAACGTTTCTGGTCGGGCGGCATCTACGGACAATCAGCGGGCGGCTGGGCGTATCCGCTGTGGCTCGAGTCACACGAAGAGGTCCGCGGCGCGATCGACTACAGCGGTTGGAACCGCATCACGATCCATGCCGAGGGCGATGTGGTGAAGACCTGGGTCAACGGCATCCCCGCGGCGCACTGGGTCAATGGGGAATTCAAGCAGGGCTTTTTCAGCCTTCAGGTGCACTCGGGGCATCAGGGCCGGATCCTGTTCCGTAACATCAAAGTCAAAGAGCTTCCAGCCCCGTGA
- the urtD gene encoding urea ABC transporter ATP-binding protein UrtD: protein MVLPTDYALAVENLTVSFDGFKAVDAVSLYVDKGELRVVIGPNGAGKTTLLDLICGKTRPTSGSIQFLNRELSSMAEQKIVRNGVGRKFQTPSIYPKLTVFENLEVSFPKGRGVWGSLFFSRSEEVKSRILEVAKEIYLDEDLDTEAEILSHGQKQWLEIGMLLIANPQLILLDEPVAGMSVSERKKTAELLRRISQGRSVVVIEHDMNFVREIADKVTVMHQGKVLAEGSMDKVENDEKVIEVYLGH from the coding sequence ATGGTACTACCCACCGATTATGCTCTCGCGGTCGAGAACCTGACCGTTTCGTTTGATGGCTTCAAAGCAGTGGATGCCGTGTCGTTGTATGTCGATAAAGGCGAACTCCGCGTCGTCATCGGCCCCAACGGCGCAGGCAAGACAACCCTGCTCGACCTGATCTGCGGCAAGACCCGCCCCACCAGCGGGAGTATTCAGTTTTTGAACCGCGAACTGTCCTCCATGGCCGAGCAGAAGATCGTTCGCAACGGCGTGGGGCGTAAATTTCAGACGCCATCCATCTACCCGAAGCTCACGGTTTTCGAGAACCTTGAGGTCTCTTTCCCGAAGGGCCGCGGGGTTTGGGGATCGCTCTTCTTCTCTCGATCCGAAGAAGTGAAGTCGAGGATTTTGGAGGTCGCCAAGGAAATCTATCTTGACGAGGACCTCGACACCGAAGCCGAGATCCTCAGCCACGGCCAGAAACAGTGGCTGGAGATCGGGATGCTTCTGATCGCCAACCCTCAACTCATCCTCCTCGACGAACCCGTGGCGGGGATGAGTGTGAGCGAACGCAAGAAAACGGCAGAACTACTCCGCCGGATCAGCCAGGGGCGATCCGTGGTCGTCATTGAACACGACATGAATTTTGTCCGAGAAATCGCGGACAAAGTCACCGTGATGCACCAGGGCAAGGTCCTCGCCGAGGGGTCCATGGACAAAGTCGAAAACGACGAGAAGGTGATCGAAGTCTATCTGGGACACTAA
- a CDS encoding Gfo/Idh/MocA family oxidoreductase: MNNVSRRTFLKSSAAVGAATFLPPHIALGNTASTGVAPSEKVNVAFIASSGKGYRNCKAFMSTGLLNVVALCDVDLNQDNAKESAAMHPGAKQFTDFRKMFDEMEDQIDAVVVSTPDHSHFAATMHAMMLGKHVWCEKPLAHTFGQCERLMQMAEKTGVVTQMGNQGHSSGNMTQFQAWTEAGVIKDVTHITAYMNKGRRWHGWGSSTTGYPSDPMPEGMNWDAWTATAVEKPFSNRLHPGNWRSWFDYGCGCFGDWGPHILDTAHRFLKLGYPDTIEAVKLEGANDFVYPQASTIRFDFPERHGMPACEVTWYDGVDNIPVVEPEYGRINEATGERDPLKIKADSPGKIIYGKDLTFQGGSHGKVLQVIPRDKYKEVHASLPKFETKMSNHWLNFLLACKGEEESRSPFSASAPLSQVFNLGMLAQRFGGSLEFDAKTKQITNHELANAMLDPAPRRGWEEYYRA, from the coding sequence ATGAACAACGTATCTCGACGGACCTTCCTGAAATCTTCCGCGGCGGTCGGAGCGGCAACTTTTCTGCCTCCACACATCGCCTTGGGCAACACCGCGTCGACCGGCGTCGCTCCCAGCGAAAAAGTCAACGTGGCTTTTATCGCCAGCTCGGGCAAGGGCTATCGCAACTGCAAAGCCTTCATGAGTACCGGGCTGCTTAATGTGGTGGCACTTTGCGATGTTGATCTCAACCAGGACAACGCCAAAGAGTCGGCCGCGATGCACCCCGGAGCGAAGCAATTCACCGACTTCCGTAAGATGTTCGACGAGATGGAAGACCAGATCGACGCGGTTGTCGTCTCGACGCCCGACCACTCGCACTTCGCCGCGACCATGCACGCGATGATGCTGGGCAAACACGTCTGGTGCGAGAAGCCCCTGGCCCACACCTTCGGTCAGTGTGAACGGCTGATGCAGATGGCCGAGAAGACCGGCGTCGTGACCCAGATGGGCAACCAGGGGCACTCCTCGGGCAACATGACCCAGTTCCAAGCTTGGACCGAGGCCGGTGTGATCAAAGATGTCACCCACATCACCGCCTACATGAACAAGGGCCGACGCTGGCACGGCTGGGGTTCCTCCACAACCGGATACCCCTCCGACCCGATGCCCGAAGGCATGAACTGGGACGCCTGGACCGCGACCGCCGTCGAGAAACCCTTCAGCAACAGGCTGCACCCCGGGAACTGGCGTAGCTGGTTCGACTACGGTTGCGGCTGCTTCGGCGACTGGGGCCCGCACATCCTCGACACGGCCCACCGTTTCCTGAAGCTCGGCTACCCCGACACGATCGAAGCCGTGAAACTCGAAGGCGCAAACGATTTTGTCTATCCCCAAGCCAGCACGATCCGGTTCGACTTCCCCGAGCGCCACGGCATGCCCGCCTGCGAGGTGACCTGGTACGACGGCGTGGACAACATCCCCGTGGTCGAGCCGGAATACGGACGCATCAACGAAGCCACCGGCGAACGCGATCCCTTGAAAATCAAAGCCGATTCGCCCGGCAAGATCATCTACGGCAAGGACCTGACTTTCCAAGGCGGATCGCACGGCAAGGTCCTGCAGGTCATCCCGCGTGACAAGTACAAAGAGGTCCACGCGTCTTTGCCGAAGTTCGAGACCAAGATGTCCAACCACTGGCTCAACTTCCTGCTTGCGTGCAAGGGCGAAGAAGAAAGCCGCTCGCCGTTCAGCGCCAGTGCCCCACTGTCGCAGGTCTTCAACCTCGGCATGCTGGCCCAACGCTTTGGCGGTTCGCTGGAATTCGATGCGAAGACCAAGCAGATCACCAACCACGAGTTGGCCAACGCCATGCTGGACCCGGCGCCGCGTCGGGGCTGGGAAGAGTACTACCGGGCGTAA